A segment of the Candidatus Caldatribacterium sp. genome:
TCCTCATCGAGGAGGCGAAAAAGCAGGAAGCAGCAGGAGCCCATTTTCTCGATGTCAACGCAGGGACCGAAGCGGAAGAAGAGGTGGTGAATCTCCCCTGGCTTGTGGAGCTTTTGCAAGAGGAGGTTACCATTCCTCTTTGCCTTGACACGGCAAACGATAAGGCTCTTGCTCGGGCTCTTGAGGTGTACCGGAAAAAGGAGGTTATGATCAACTCTTTCACCGCTGAACCCCACCGGATTGAGGGGGTTCTCCCCCTTGCAAAGGCCTATGATGCTTACGTTGTGGGGCTTGCGATGGGAGATGGAGGCCTTCCCGAGTCGGTGGAGGACCGCCTCCGTCTTGTGGAACGCCTGATCCGTGCTGTGGAGGACTACGGAATTCCAAAGGACCGCCTCTTCATCGACCCTCTCGTTGTTCCCATCGGGACGGACCAGAGGCAGGGTAAGATCTTCCTTGAAACCCTGCAGGCCATAAAGCGGGAATTCCCCGGAGTTCGAACCATCTGTGGCCTGAGCAACATCTCTTTTGGGATGCCGAACCGACGCCTCCTCAACCGGACGTTCCTTGCTCTCTGCGCCGGGTGTGACCTCGATGCGGCGATTGTGGACCCCTGTGATCGGGACTTGATGTCTGTTCTCTTTGCTGCTTTGGCGCTTCTTGGGAAGGATGAGTTCTGCATGAACTACCTTGCCGCGTACCGGGCGGGGAAGTTGTGTCCGTGAGGCATTTGCGGTATGATAGAAACGGTGTTTTGCATGCGAAGAGGAATTGCTCTCCTTCTCTTTTTGGGGTTTCTTCTGGGAGCCTCTTCTTTGGCTGCGGCGCTTCAGGTCCTTGACTGGGCTCTGTGCCGGGGCCTTGATAGGGACGGTCTTCCTCTGGACCGCACGGATAAATTCAGCACTGAAGATCAGGCAGTGGTCTTCTGGGTCTTCCTTGAAGGGGTACAGGCGGGGGATGAGTGCCGTTTCGAGTTCCTCCCTCCCTCCGGAACACCGATTGAGAGCCTCCTTGTCCTTGAGGAGAGCAAGAACTACATCGGCGTCAAGGGAGAACTCCCTCTTTCAGGAAGACCACTTCCTCCGGGGAAATGGGTAGCCCGCTTTTTTTTCCGGGGAGAGAAGCTCATCGAGACCTCTTTTACCCTCGTCGCAAGTGACGTTGCCTCGAGTTCCTCTCAGGAAGAAGCCATCAGGCGTACCGCTTCTCTTCTTGCCGAGTTCGGTTACAAGGTCCTGGACGCGGGATTCTCAGAAGAGGACAACCAGGCCTACATCCGGATGGAGATGGCAAGCCGTGCTCTCGATCAGGCGTTCTGGAACCAGCTTGGGGTGGGATTCGATGCCCTGAAACGTGTGTTTCCCAGTGCTTCCTGGCTTCTGGTGCAGCTTGTTATGGACGAGGAATACGTTTTGAGCTTCCAGGTCAAAGCGTACGATTTTGATATCTGGCGGCGAGGGTACCTGAGTTCTGACGAGTTCTGGAAGAAGCGAGTTATCTGGTACCCTCCATATAATCTCCGGACGAGGAAAGAGGTGAAGGACGTCAGGGGATTCTATGCAGAGAAATTCGGTGTGTACTTCTGAGGAGTGAGGTCGGTGCGGAAGGTTTTCGAAAAGTTCACTCCTTCAGATTTCCGGTTCCTTGCGGAGACCCTGTGCCGGGGAGGGGAAGAAAAAGCTTTCCTGTCCCTTGTGACCCAGGACCCTGATGCCCTCAACCAGGTTCTCGAAAGCGGCCTTGTCTTTGACCGTATCGCTCGGGACGAGCACCTCTTCGTCCAGGTAAGCCCTTACCTCTACTTTGAACTCTTGCTCCGGCGGGCCATTCGGGACATTGAGCGAGAGTCGTACACCCTTGAGCGCATTGGGTACCGCACGGTTGTGCCGGTTTTCGATGGGAAGAAGGTCCTTGAGGTTCTCAGGCGGGATGCCCTCCGGGATTACCTTGTGGAACTCCTTGTCTCCTTCATCCGCATCAACAACATCACCGTGTACATTCGGAAAGGCCGTGGGGTGTACTTCAAAAGGACTCTTTCTGACTTTGACCTCGACCTTCTGGCAGAGCTCAGCGAGCAGGTGGATGAGCCGTACCGGTTCATCTTCTTGAAGCGTGCCGGAGACATTGCCCTCTTTGTGAGCGGTATTTTCCCTGAGCAGATTTTCGGCGAACTCCATGCGACCTTTGCAAAGCGCACCTGGCTTCGGAACTTCAAAGGAAGGGGCGAGGAACTCGAGGAGAAAGGGATTGCGCTCTATCGGAAGGCAAGTGAGAGCGTTACCGCTCGAGAGTACGAGCTCGATACCCTCCTTGCCTACATTGCCGAGAATTTCCGCTTCACCAAGAAGCCCTTGAACGTCATGACCGACCGGTACCTGACCTTCCGGAAGTACGACATCTTCCAGGCCTTCCTCAACTGAGGTTAGAGACTCCAGCGACCGCCAATCTTTCGGAAAAGGGGCGAAACTTCTTCCTCCTTGAGAAAGGCCATTTCCGGGAAGACCTCGAGGGCTCGGGGGAAGAGCCCATGGAGGTAGGCAATGAGGACACCGTAGTTCGTTATCGGTACTCCGGCACGGGAGGCTTCCTCAATCCGGAAGAGCATCTCCTTGGGATTGATCATGCATCCCCCGCAGTGGATGATGAGGTTGTACTCCTTGAGGGGAACAGAGACCATGGGTCCAGCCACAACCTCAAAAGACAGGTCAAAGCCGAGGTACTGCCGAAGCCAGCGGGGGATTTTCACCCGCCCGATGTCATCAGGAAGGGGATGATGGGTACACGCCTCAAGGATGAGCACCCGATCGCGAGGTTTCAAGCGCTCTACGGCTCTTACTCCCTCCACGAAGGTTCTGAGGTCCCCTTTGTGGCGGGCAAAGAGAATGGAAAAACTCGTGATGGGGACCGAGGGAGGGACAGCTCCAGCAACTTTGTGGAACACCTGGGAATCGGTGACGACCAGTCTCGGCGGCGCTTTTAAGCGTTCTAAGGCTTCACTGAGCTCTCGTTCCTTCACCACAAGGCTCACGGCGTCTGCATCGAGAATTTCCCGAATGGTCTGGACCTGGGGAAGGATGAGGCGTCCCTTTGGAGCTCCAAGGTCTATGGGCACGACAAGGACAACAAGGTCTCCTGGGCGCACTAAGTCCCGGATGAGGGGTTTTTCCTGGGTGGTTCTTTTCAGAGCTTCGATGAGAGTTGTTTTGAGTTTTAGAATTCCCTCTCCGGTTTTGGCGCTGGTGTAGAAGACCGGGATATTGAAGTCTTCGGGGGGACGGAGGGGCTCTGCGGTTTCATCGATTTTGTTCGCCACTCCAAGAACAAGAACATCCCGCTCTCGGAGGAGTTTCAGGATTTCCCGCTCAAAGGAGAAGTCTGTCCTCCCGTCCCAGACAAGGAGCGCAACGTCGCAGCGGCGGAGGACCTCAAGGGATTTTTTCTTGCGGAGCTCTCCGAGAAACCCCTCGTCATCCAGACCAGCAGTATCAATGAGGACCACCGGACCAAAAGGGAGGAGTTCAATGGGCTTGAAAACCGGATCGGTCGTTGTTCCGGGAACGTCAGAGACTATGGCCACTTCCTGGCCCACCAAGGCGTTGATGAGTGAGGATTTCCCCACGTTCCGCCGTCCGAAAATCCCAATGTGCGGCCGAAGACTACGAGGAGTTCCCTGCATCGCTTCGCTTCAGTTTCCCCATACCGGGTATTCCCGGTTTTGATAACTCTGTGGGGTCAAGGATTATTTCCAGTTCCTCAGGAGTGAAGAGACCTTTTTCAAGGAGGAGCTCCCGGAAGTCCTTCCCTTTTTCGAGGCATTCCCGCACCAGGTTCGAAGTGAGCTCGTGCCCCAGGTATGGAACAACGCAGGTTGCAAGGGCAAAGCTCCGCTCGAGGAGTTCCCGGCATCGGGAAGCGTCAGCCTTGATGTGGGGGATGTACCGCTCCGCAAGGACCGTACAGGCCACCCGGAGCTCTTCAATCATGGCAAGGAGGAAATGCGCCACAAAGGGCAAGAGGTGGTTGAGCTCGAGTTGCCCGCTTGAGGTTGCAAACCCTAAGGCGAGATCTTTGCCAAAAACATCAAGGGCGATACCCTCAACGTACTCGCAGAGCACCGGGTTCACCTTCCCCGGCATGATGGAGGAACCCTCCTGGAGGGGAGGGAGGACGATTTCTCCGATTCCCGCCCGGGGACCCATGGAGAGGAGACGGAGGTCATTGGCGATTTTGCGGAGGTTCACGGCAAGGG
Coding sequences within it:
- the hydF gene encoding [FeFe] hydrogenase H-cluster maturation GTPase HydF: MQGTPRSLRPHIGIFGRRNVGKSSLINALVGQEVAIVSDVPGTTTDPVFKPIELLPFGPVVLIDTAGLDDEGFLGELRKKKSLEVLRRCDVALLVWDGRTDFSFEREILKLLRERDVLVLGVANKIDETAEPLRPPEDFNIPVFYTSAKTGEGILKLKTTLIEALKRTTQEKPLIRDLVRPGDLVVLVVPIDLGAPKGRLILPQVQTIREILDADAVSLVVKERELSEALERLKAPPRLVVTDSQVFHKVAGAVPPSVPITSFSILFARHKGDLRTFVEGVRAVERLKPRDRVLILEACTHHPLPDDIGRVKIPRWLRQYLGFDLSFEVVAGPMVSVPLKEYNLIIHCGGCMINPKEMLFRIEEASRAGVPITNYGVLIAYLHGLFPRALEVFPEMAFLKEEEVSPLFRKIGGRWSL
- a CDS encoding dihydropteroate synthase, with protein sequence MLIVAERINAARKPIREALERKDAAFLIEEAKKQEAAGAHFLDVNAGTEAEEEVVNLPWLVELLQEEVTIPLCLDTANDKALARALEVYRKKEVMINSFTAEPHRIEGVLPLAKAYDAYVVGLAMGDGGLPESVEDRLRLVERLIRAVEDYGIPKDRLFIDPLVVPIGTDQRQGKIFLETLQAIKREFPGVRTICGLSNISFGMPNRRLLNRTFLALCAGCDLDAAIVDPCDRDLMSVLFAALALLGKDEFCMNYLAAYRAGKLCP